Part of the Haliotis asinina isolate JCU_RB_2024 chromosome 8, JCU_Hal_asi_v2, whole genome shotgun sequence genome is shown below.
ACATGCATTTATTTGTCAAGTAAAACCCTGCTGTAACACTGTAACTGAAACATGCTtaagtattttgaaaaataacttCACTGCACATAAGCACTGATTTGGCAACATGACTTTCAAGTAATTTGAAAGTAGAATTTGAAGTGGGTTTATAATGTAGGACAATGTCATTGTGTGTTAAATATTGCGGTATGACATGTCAATCACGGTTCTGCTATAAATTTGGCCACCATGTGGAATTTTTCAATGGATGATTGATGTTACCCGGtaatttgatttatttgtttcttttcttgaaaagaAATCTATATTTCAATGCTGTCAAAATTGTGATGTTTGTTCTCTTTTGGACCTACGTCTCTCAACTAGTATGCAGGATGTGAAATATTGGCTAAAAATAATAGCTCGCCACATAAGCATTTTAATAAGTTACCTGTATTTCAAAACAGTAGCCTGTCCTCGAGTATTGTACCCTATGTATTGGCATATATCTTGAAAATTGAGATAATTTCTCTTTGACACCCACCGTTGTTTGCTGTAGCAACCATTATCAACTAAATCTTGTCATCACACTCTTGTGATAGAATAAAGACTGTTGAAGTTTCCCAGAGAAATAATGCATGGAACCTTCTACATTTTATAACCTATTTGGGGTTCTCATAGTTCTTCACTGCTGCAAATAATGACCTCAAAATGGTTCAGTATTCATGAAATACTTTGAGAATCATTGAAGGTAACAGTCCTTCAAAATGTTGCCCTATGAACATTTATAAGGGAGAGTCATACATGCGTTTTATATGACAATAAGGTGATGGGTATGTTCTTCATTCATCTTACTGTTAGTATAGGATGCTACTCAAAGCAAGATGAATTGACAATGGTTTCCCAAAATGACACATTCTTGATGTTTGTTCCTGTTCATTTAGTGTTTGTTTATTCCAGGACAAAATGGGAACCAGGGTGTATGTTGGGCGTTTGTCATACCATGTTCGGGAAAAGGATTTGGAGAGATTTTTCAGAAACTATGGAAGAATGAGAGACCTTATGCTGAAGAATGGATATGGTTTTGTGGTAAGTATTATAGAATTTGTGGTTATTAATTCATAGTATTTAAGATTGTCCAACCAAAACTAATTTTGAAAGGTATTACTTTGATTGATATGACAGTAATCACATAACCAAGAAACTACATACCAGACAGCTTGTTTGTGATAAATGTAGGAGAAAGAGCACAAGATTTAGAATGCACTTCCAGTGAAAGCTGTTGTTCTTGCTGTGGTAAAACATTGAATAAAAAGTGCACTCTCACTCGGTGACAGTAAACAgatttattttgaaatcattaCCATAAATTTGTAGAAGTAttaacttgtttgttttgtaaatcaGGAATTTGAGGATTATCGTGATGCAGAAGATGCAGTTTATGAGCTCAATGGAAAGGAACTCTGTGGTGAAAGGTTTGTAAAGATCTTTACGTAAATCAGACACATTTAGAATGGTAAATGTTATGAACAACTTCGATATTTATAATCTCAGCTATATCTTTGCGAAAATCAGTTGATGATCATTAATTTTGGAATTAGTGGGTTGAGCTGATGCAATCAAATTGCACACTTTAAACAagatttaattatttaatgATCGGcatgttttttctttcttttacaGTATTTGCAGAAAGTAATTTAAAACCATACTGAAAAGTCTAAGCCCCAAATCTTACAAAAGCTCTTTTATATGTGCATTTCAGAGTAATTGTCGAACATGCTCGGGGCACAAGAGGTGGTGGCGGTGGTGATGATTGGCGAGATCGCGGCTATCCATCCAGACGTCGTGGCGGTGGTGGCGGAGGAAGAGACAAGTAAGGGATTTTCTTCAACACCTATTTTATTTCTCACACTGTACACGAAAATATTCTAATTTTGAAGCTATTGATGACAAGAGATATTGTTAACCAGTATGCAAAGTAATCAAGCAGGTATTTGCAAAATCAGATCTACAAAAAATCTGAGCACATAATGTTATGGTATGGCATTACTCCAATAACTCTCTTGAAGACAAGTGAAGGAtggggttagaactggtcttgagcaacccatgcttcttgtaagagatgactaatggAATCAGGTGGTTAAACCAATCCTATCCCAATTGATTAAATTGATGCTTATCTATGttagtcattggattgtctggtctttaCAGGCTGCcttgatatagctgaaatgttgctgagtgtgctattaaacaacaaaccaacatcatAAGGCTCTGGATATTTTTGTTCAAATGTGTAATTATTTAAGCCACAGATAGACCATGAAGGTGAAGAAGAGATTCTTAAGGAATGTCTTTATTTCAGATATGGACCGCCAACGAGGACAGAGTTTCGTCTCATCATTGAGAACCTTTCTTCAAGGGTCAGCTGGCAGGTTTGTATTTACTGAAAGCCATGTAAACTTCTCACTTTTCCGGTCTCAATTTCATCTGTGGAAACCTTTTCACTAGGTGTCAAAAAGAGTGGtgattttatgaattttgtAAGATGTAAACTTTCTTtttgtttcaatgaaattaaagcTGAAGAATAAGATCTGAAGAATACTCTTAAGATACACTCTTGGTCACAAGGTTTAGTCTGAACTGACTCTCTTGATCAAAGATCAGATGAGTTTCTTGGAGCCTGCACTGTCTGTTCTAATTCCATGTGTATGTGGTAGATTTTTTTCTGATTGAAATCTCTTTatcatatttttgtttaaaatatttatactgTTTATGAATCATGGTAATCGAATGAAAATCCACATATTAACTTGAACGCTTTGGAAACTATGGTTTAAGACCAGTTGAGTACAACCTTTTCATTGAAACGGTTCCTGTCTGGTTCTTTTTACTTATTTGTGTCCTTGACTTGTATGTATGGTTAGGTGAAGCAAATGAGATAAAAAGATCCTAATAGTAAATGTTTGTAAGCTCACAGATAGCATCTGCGTAGTATATGAGTAGAAAACAGTCTTTGGCAAATTCTTCATTTTAAATTCTTATCTTCCTTCCCTCAAAGATGACCGCTCAGATGACAAGAGGCTAGACGGGGCAAAAGTCATTCTTAGAGGTCATGGTCACACATACCCGAGGGTCCTTAGGTGTGATGACGGGCACCTAGTGTTGAACGTGCTTGGTTTGCGCATGGGAGTCAGACGAGGGACTCTCAGGGCTGACAGAAAGATGACCCTGCAACACCCTTGACCAGGTGTATACCTGTCAAGAGATGAAAAATCAGTTTTCCAAAAGGGGAAAAATTTGGAAACCTTCAGATGTCCTGAAGTCAAAAGTTGTAAAAGGGAAATTGACCGTTTTGTGATGAGACGTCAAGGTGACTCCTGTAGATGAATTGGCGGTAAATGTAGAGTCTGCCCTCCTCAGATGTAATGTCGATAGAAAAACAAATCCTAGACGTGTCCCCTGCTTCCTCGATGTTGTCGTCATGGCCAGTTGACTGACCTGTGATGTGTGGTGTCCATTTGACCTCTGAGGTTGAGTGCCAGTCTCATAGGGTTCCATTCCAGCTTTGACTATTGCTTTCGGGCAGCAGGTAACAAACAAAGAGTTTtctctttcaaaacaaatgtctGAGTCTTTCTTGTCTTGTTTCATTGTGCTGGGTATGTCTTCATTTCAGATTTATGTTGACCAAACTAATGCCCCCTCAAGGGGATGCTAAATGGGCTTGTTTTACATattatattgaaatattgttttgtaaataacaaGACACATATTTGCAAGTCCagtatcaactttgatattaCAAAAACATTCACTTGTTAATTAGCCTGCATCTGTTTGAGTCCTTCTGAAACCATATAGCAATGTAAATGCAAATACAAACAACAGACCGTTCTCAGGGCTTTTGAATGGTTCTGGCAATGAAAATTCTGATTTAAGTTTCTTCCCACCAGAGGTTTTAGAACAAGAAATCTGCATCACTATAGGATGATTCTATAGTTTGTTTTTTCTCTACCATGAAGAAATATTGTGATTGTAATGTTATTTatacactttatttcaaataactATGAAAATGCATGCACATTGTATATTCTCAGTATcttatgcttgtcctaagaggcgaggATCTTTGTCTGAACTGAGTATGACTTTGGTTGGTTTCCCTTTGAGCATTTACAATACCATTGACATTTTTCTCACTGTCTGCCACAGATTTAGTCGGTTCTACTGCTGTGGGAATGACAAAGCataacaaacatgtttgggTTTGTAGTTGTGTATCTAATTGTGTAACTTGCATCAGATTAGTTCATGTTGTGACCCATGTTTCTCTCTGTTGAAAAGGACCTGAAGGACTATATGCGTCAAGCTGGAGAGGTCACCTATGCAGATGCACAcaagaaacataaaaatgaagGGTACGTGAATAGCACTTCATAGTCCTCTTTGAGTGGCATGCTTAGAAGTTGGTGAAGGAGTCTAATTGCTTGACAAGGATACTAGAATCTGTCGTAATGTTATATCAtccaaataaagaagttgttcttccataaagtttgtccttaatTGAAAGTTATTTCAGTTATCTTTTGTTTACTAAAGGAGACCAACAGAATATTCTCCTGCTAGTATAGGCAAAAAGTACACTTAATCGAGCCACTTGTTTTTATTACATTTAATGCTTATTTTTTTCACATCTGTTATATAGTATGTATAATTTGTATTGCTCTTTGATTGTCATTACGTGATTTtcatggtttttttttgttttttatagcATTGTGGAGTTTGCTACCCACTCTGATATGAAAGCAGCAATTGACAAATTGGACAACACAGAAATCAATGGAAGAAGGATCCATATTGTTGAAGATAGACCCAAAAGAAGAAGGTAATTGTGTAATCtaaatctgaaatattgatCATCACATTAAAACAGACTGATTATGTAGAGTGGAAGCATAAAATGCAGGTTTAGAGAACCTTTGTCTTTTCAACTTAAGATTGATCTTGTGTGTGCCATGAAGTATGACTGAACAACACCAATCTTGCTACagcataaaatatgtttaagcaTTCTTTTGAATAACCAACCAATCATGCATCAGTGTCaaatttactgttttcattCAAACATGTGTCACCTATTCTCCTTGCCTACATAGGCATATCCCTTATCCATACTCCTTTTAGCAGGCAGCATCAATGAGCTGGTCCTGATTATTACCGATGGTAATTCAGCATTGTTAATACACGTGAAGCCAATCAACAGGAGTACCAAGATACCGAATGCTGTTTTATAGAGTGTTAATTACTGGACAGTCAGTTGGGCATCTGTGGTGTGCCAAAAGACGAAATAGATTGACGCTGGATTATCGGGCCTGTaaatgatcataaattaacAAGCTTCTGACAGGACTAAATTCTAGTGTCGATATAGAAAGCATGCTGTATTTGTGGGCTGCCGTTTTAATTTTTTTAGAGCTTCcattgtaattatgaaagattAGGGCTTGCTACTCATATGAATAATGGATAACGTCTGCAGCATGTCTGGAGTAAGAGACTACAGTATATTATTGTTCATAATAGCATTAACTTTTTGTGTGGGATCCAAACTTGGGTTATTTACTGGCCACAGCTTATAATTTGATAACTGACATGATCTTTCTTCTGCAGATCCTACTCAAGAAGCCGTAGCAGGAGTCGCAGCCGTTCACGTTCTCGCCGAAGCAGATCAAGGAGCAGGTCTAGGAGCAGGAGCCGTAGTCGCAGCAGGAGCAGAAGCAGGAGTCCCCGTAGCAACAGGAGCAGGTCAGCCACTCCAGCTAAGAGATCAAGATCACGCTCATATTCTCGTTCTAAGTCCAGAACACCAGATAAAGATGGATCTCCAAGCCGAGATGAAGCAAGGCAGCAGTCGGATAATGAAGATTAGATATCTGACCTGAGGAATTACGTATAAAGGATGGTATCAAATCTCAACACTCATATGTTTAgaatttattcatgatattgaGCAACTTGAAAGAGTGAACAACTTAAATGTATTGTTATGTTTTTCTAAGTAATCATATCTTCATCTACTGGTCATTTTCAGACCCAACATCATCCATATGTTGCATTTCATCATATTCAACTTATGCTCATCAGTCAGTCCTTGGTTAGGATTGTCTCCCCTTGTAACATGGatcatgtttattttaattGTTCATGCTTGAATAGATTCCTTTTAAAGGAGTAAATGTGTTTTTGAGGCATGTACTTCATCATTCAAGAATAATATTTCTTGAGACCAAAATTGTCTTTGTGGAGATTCATACCTTGTTCATTGTGCCCGCCAACGCAATCAGAAGATATAAGTAGTTTTTAGCCTTCACTGATCTAATAAAACATCATCGTAATCCATAATACCTTGTACTGTTGTTAGTATCCTGTGAACAGTGTCATACAAAGTTTCATCAGAACAGTTCATGGTCACAGGGTTCGCCATTCCATGCAGACAATAGTTTCCTGTTTTGTGCAAGTATCAACAATCCTGATACTCCATGACATTCACGCATAACCTCATTGTGAGGGCTGTCTTGACCAGTGCCAGgagtattttgtttcatattgatcacaggattgtttggcCCATATACATGAAGCTCTAATATATCCAAGTACTATGCCAAACAACAAACCACCCACCAAA
Proteins encoded:
- the LOC137295128 gene encoding serine/arginine-rich splicing factor 6-like; this encodes MGTRVYVGRLSYHVREKDLERFFRNYGRMRDLMLKNGYGFVEFEDYRDAEDAVYELNGKELCGERVIVEHARGTRGGGGGDDWRDRGYPSRRRGGGGGGRDKYGPPTRTEFRLIIENLSSRVSWQDLKDYMRQAGEVTYADAHKKHKNEGIVEFATHSDMKAAIDKLDNTEINGRRIHIVEDRPKRRRSYSRSRSRSRSRSRSRRSRSRSRSRSRSRSRSRSRSRSPRSNRSRSATPAKRSRSRSYSRSKSRTPDKDGSPSRDEARQQSDNED